One region of Elusimicrobiota bacterium genomic DNA includes:
- a CDS encoding Polyphosphate:ADP phosphotransferase 3, which yields MEKPRLKRKKYEKELRRLQAKLCHLQAWVKHKGLRVIVVFEGRDAAGKGGTIKAITERVSPRVFRVLALPSPSDREKSQLYMQRYIAHFPAAGEIVIFDRSWYNRAGVEHVMGFCSKKEYHRFLEICPLFEKQIVDAGIILVKFWLEVGQKEQERRFRARIEDPLRQWKLSPMDIESFHQWYAYSKARDRMLEATDSKYAPWYIVRSDDKKRARLNCITHLLSLIPYKKLKQTKIKLPKRSKKKSYNDQKSLSRRRFVAEVY from the coding sequence ATGGAAAAGCCGCGTCTAAAACGAAAAAAATACGAGAAGGAATTACGACGCCTTCAGGCGAAACTCTGCCATTTGCAGGCTTGGGTGAAACACAAGGGACTCCGCGTTATTGTTGTGTTTGAGGGAAGAGACGCAGCCGGCAAGGGAGGGACGATCAAAGCCATAACGGAGCGGGTGAGCCCTCGTGTATTCCGAGTGTTGGCGTTGCCGTCGCCGTCGGACCGTGAAAAATCGCAACTATACATGCAGCGATACATCGCGCATTTTCCTGCCGCCGGTGAGATCGTGATTTTTGATCGTAGCTGGTATAACCGCGCGGGCGTGGAGCATGTGATGGGCTTTTGCTCAAAAAAGGAGTACCACCGCTTCCTGGAAATCTGCCCGCTGTTCGAAAAGCAGATTGTCGATGCGGGAATCATTCTGGTCAAATTTTGGCTCGAGGTCGGTCAAAAAGAACAAGAGCGCCGGTTCCGCGCTCGGATCGAGGATCCTCTGCGCCAGTGGAAATTAAGCCCCATGGATATCGAATCCTTCCATCAATGGTACGCATATTCAAAGGCGAGGGATCGGATGCTTGAAGCGACCGACTCAAAATACGCTCCCTGGTATATTGTCCGCTCCGACGACAAAAAACGGGCGCGACTCAACTGCATCACCCATCTTCTTTCACTTATTCCTTATAAAAAGTTGAAGCAGACTAAAATCAAACTGCCCAAAAGATCAAAGAAGAAGAGTTACAACGATCAGAAATCTTTGAGTCGACGCCGGTTCGTTGCGGAAGTTTACTGA
- the mdtA_5 gene encoding Multidrug resistance protein MdtA: protein MSEAQPSKNISPKRKKILIGLVALVVAVGGFFLWKWLSKPKLPPGFAGSNGRMEANTVEIVSKFSGRIEEILAREGDLVTKGQKLVRLDTRDLDAQLRQALADVDGQKQSKKASIALVAQRKSELLLARQNLARSKKLYVTQDISLQELQQDETKEATANSALAAAQADMVKSDAAIEAAVAKADTIKVNLSETDLFSPVDGRILYRSREPGEVINAKDSILTVLDLADVYMQFYLPTNDAGKIEMDAEGRILLDALPNRPIPAKVTYVETRSQFTPKLVETQSEREKLMFRVKINVDPDLLRQHSLKVKTGLPGMGYVRLDKSAAWPEFLVVPAEYAQPKH from the coding sequence ATGAGTGAAGCTCAACCCAGCAAAAATATATCGCCCAAGCGTAAAAAGATTTTGATCGGCCTCGTCGCCCTCGTCGTAGCGGTCGGCGGGTTCTTTCTCTGGAAGTGGCTTTCCAAGCCGAAATTGCCGCCCGGCTTTGCCGGTAGCAACGGACGTATGGAGGCCAACACGGTTGAAATCGTCTCGAAATTCTCTGGTCGCATTGAGGAAATTCTCGCTCGCGAAGGGGATCTCGTCACGAAAGGGCAGAAGCTCGTCCGACTCGACACGCGGGACCTGGATGCTCAACTGCGGCAAGCTTTGGCCGATGTTGACGGGCAGAAGCAATCGAAAAAAGCGTCAATTGCCCTCGTGGCTCAACGAAAAAGCGAGTTATTGCTCGCCCGTCAGAATCTCGCCCGCTCGAAGAAACTCTACGTGACCCAGGATATCTCCCTGCAAGAACTCCAACAGGACGAAACCAAAGAAGCCACGGCGAATTCGGCGCTGGCCGCCGCTCAAGCGGATATGGTCAAGTCGGACGCGGCCATAGAAGCCGCTGTCGCCAAGGCGGACACCATCAAAGTCAATTTATCGGAAACCGATCTATTCTCGCCCGTTGACGGTCGAATCTTGTACCGATCTCGCGAACCGGGTGAAGTCATTAATGCCAAAGACAGCATACTTACGGTCCTTGACCTTGCGGATGTCTACATGCAATTTTATTTGCCAACAAACGATGCCGGCAAAATCGAAATGGACGCCGAGGGCCGGATCCTCCTCGATGCGCTGCCAAACCGCCCCATTCCCGCCAAAGTGACGTATGTTGAAACTCGCTCGCAGTTCACGCCCAAACTTGTCGAGACACAATCGGAACGTGAGAAATTGATGTTCCGAGTAAAGATCAACGTTGATCCCGACCTGCTTAGGCAACACAGCTTAAAGGTTAAGACCGGCTTACCCGGAATGGGTTATGTGCGGCTTGATAAGAGCGCCGCCTGGCCTGAATTTCTTGTCGTTCCGGCCGAATATGCCCAGCCAAAACACTAA
- the rbbA gene encoding Ribosome-associated ATPase, whose amino-acid sequence MPSQNTKYVASVSGLSHSYGRKRALDNITLNFPADCMVGLLGPDGVGKSSLMSILAGVRVVQKGDAQVLGGDIKDARHRRDVCPRIAYMPQGLGKNLYMTLSVFENIDFFARLFGQDRVERERRIDDLLASTGMLQFKQRPAGKLSGGMKQKLGLCCSLIHDPDLLILDEPTTGVDPLSRRQFWDLIKRIRKDRPGMSVLISTAYMDEADGFDWLVAMDDGKVLAEGTPSELKSRVGADNLDAAFIRLLPEEKRKGHKELVVPPRAVASEGKPAIKAVGLTRRFGDFVAVDNVSFEIPKGEIFGFLGSNGCGKTTTMKMLTGLLPSSEGTAFMFGDKVTGKDIQTRKRIGFMSQAFSLYAELTVRQNLVLHARLFDLPKEQIEPRIEELAQQFGLRDFMNDLAESLPLGNRQRLSLAVAMIHKPELLILDEPTSGVDPVAREGFWELLIQLSRKDKVTIFVSTHFMNEAGWCDRISLMHAGKVLASDPPAKLVQTKGAKNLEEAFITYLEEAAASAAPPSPTAKSPEPAPSEKKEANAPSAAHSAHTEKFSFRRLLGYAYREFLELRRDPIRLTFALAGSIIMMLVLGYGINMDVNNIAFTVLDHDQSQDSLIYADNVAGSAYFVRKPDVGSQDDLEREMRTGRLDLAIEIPSEFGKNLRRGVPTEIAAWVNGSMPSRAQSVGGYIQNLHNDYVDRTAPVEISKVESGTKPLLEMRYLYNQDFQSVVAMVPATIPILLVLIPAMLMALGVVREKELGSITNFYATPVTKMEFIFGKQLPYVALAMINLFVLTLMAIVIFGVPLKGNPFALLVGGILYILCTTSIGFLMSAFTSTQIAAIFGTAIATIMPATQFSGLTQPVTALTGGALLIGKIYPTAHFMTIAQGVFTKALGFADLAKPFWALAISIPILTAISWLLLKKQES is encoded by the coding sequence ATGCCCAGCCAAAACACTAAATACGTCGCGAGTGTTTCTGGCCTGTCGCACTCGTATGGTCGCAAGCGCGCCCTCGACAACATCACGCTGAATTTCCCCGCCGACTGCATGGTCGGTCTGTTGGGCCCGGACGGGGTTGGAAAATCCAGCCTGATGTCGATCCTCGCTGGGGTTCGAGTGGTGCAGAAAGGCGACGCCCAAGTTCTCGGCGGCGATATCAAAGACGCGCGTCATCGCCGAGATGTCTGTCCGCGCATTGCCTATATGCCGCAAGGTCTTGGAAAAAATCTCTACATGACGCTCTCGGTCTTTGAAAACATCGATTTCTTCGCGCGGCTTTTCGGCCAGGATCGAGTAGAGCGGGAACGTCGGATAGATGATCTTTTGGCGAGCACCGGAATGCTGCAATTCAAGCAGCGTCCAGCCGGGAAACTTTCCGGAGGCATGAAACAAAAGCTGGGACTCTGTTGCTCGTTGATTCATGACCCGGATCTTTTAATTCTCGATGAACCAACCACCGGCGTCGATCCGTTATCCCGCCGTCAATTCTGGGATTTGATCAAGCGTATTCGCAAAGATCGACCGGGCATGAGCGTCTTAATTTCCACCGCCTACATGGACGAGGCGGACGGTTTTGACTGGCTGGTGGCCATGGACGATGGAAAAGTCTTGGCGGAGGGAACTCCGAGCGAACTTAAGTCCCGTGTCGGAGCGGATAATTTGGATGCGGCCTTTATTCGTCTGTTGCCTGAGGAAAAGCGCAAAGGACATAAGGAACTCGTCGTTCCGCCTCGCGCTGTCGCTTCAGAAGGGAAACCGGCTATCAAGGCGGTGGGACTCACTCGCCGCTTCGGCGATTTTGTCGCCGTCGATAATGTGAGTTTCGAAATTCCGAAGGGTGAGATATTTGGATTTTTAGGGTCCAACGGTTGTGGTAAGACAACCACAATGAAAATGTTGACCGGTCTTCTGCCATCCAGTGAAGGGACCGCATTTATGTTTGGAGACAAGGTCACTGGGAAGGATATTCAAACACGAAAACGCATTGGCTTCATGTCGCAGGCTTTTTCCCTTTATGCCGAACTCACGGTGCGGCAGAACCTGGTGCTGCACGCGCGACTCTTCGATCTTCCCAAAGAACAGATCGAACCGCGCATCGAAGAGCTTGCCCAGCAATTTGGGCTCAGAGATTTTATGAATGATTTGGCGGAGAGCCTGCCGCTCGGAAACCGTCAACGATTGTCGTTGGCCGTGGCGATGATTCATAAACCGGAGCTGCTCATTTTGGACGAACCGACCTCCGGCGTGGATCCGGTGGCGCGCGAAGGATTTTGGGAGCTGTTGATCCAATTGTCTCGAAAGGACAAAGTGACCATATTCGTTTCCACGCATTTCATGAACGAAGCGGGTTGGTGCGACCGAATTTCTCTCATGCACGCCGGAAAAGTGTTGGCCAGCGATCCTCCAGCGAAGCTCGTACAAACGAAAGGCGCGAAAAATTTAGAAGAAGCCTTCATCACATATCTTGAAGAGGCGGCAGCGAGCGCTGCGCCGCCATCCCCAACCGCAAAATCACCGGAGCCAGCACCATCTGAAAAGAAGGAAGCAAACGCGCCGAGCGCCGCTCATAGCGCTCATACCGAAAAATTCAGTTTCCGGCGTTTGCTCGGCTATGCCTATCGCGAGTTCCTAGAACTAAGGCGCGATCCCATTCGACTCACTTTTGCGCTGGCGGGGTCGATCATTATGATGCTTGTTCTCGGTTACGGCATCAACATGGATGTGAACAATATCGCCTTCACAGTGCTCGACCACGATCAAAGCCAGGACAGCTTGATATACGCTGATAATGTCGCCGGCTCCGCCTATTTTGTTCGCAAACCAGATGTCGGAAGTCAAGACGATCTCGAACGAGAGATGCGAACGGGACGTTTGGACTTGGCCATCGAGATCCCCTCGGAATTTGGGAAAAATTTGCGGCGTGGCGTCCCAACAGAAATCGCCGCATGGGTGAACGGATCGATGCCCTCTCGCGCACAGAGCGTCGGCGGTTATATCCAGAATCTTCACAACGATTATGTCGATCGGACAGCGCCTGTTGAAATCAGCAAAGTTGAGTCCGGAACAAAACCGCTTTTGGAAATGCGTTACCTCTACAATCAAGATTTCCAGAGCGTTGTGGCCATGGTTCCGGCCACCATCCCCATTTTGCTGGTCCTGATACCCGCGATGCTCATGGCCTTGGGCGTGGTTCGTGAGAAAGAGCTTGGTTCGATCACGAATTTTTATGCGACCCCTGTGACCAAAATGGAATTTATTTTCGGCAAACAACTTCCCTATGTGGCCTTGGCCATGATCAATCTTTTTGTGCTGACACTCATGGCCATCGTGATATTCGGTGTACCGCTCAAAGGAAACCCTTTTGCGCTTTTGGTCGGAGGAATCCTCTACATTCTGTGTACGACCAGCATCGGTTTCTTAATGTCGGCCTTTACGAGCACGCAAATCGCGGCCATTTTCGGCACCGCAATCGCGACGATTATGCCGGCCACGCAGTTTTCCGGACTCACCCAGCCCGTCACCGCTCTAACAGGCGGAGCGCTCCTGATTGGGAAAATTTACCCGACCGCTCATTTTATGACGATCGCCCAAGGCGTGTTTACCAAAGCTCTGGGATTTGCGGATCTCGCTAAACCATTCTGGGCGCTCGCCATTTCTATTCCCATTCTTACGGCCATATCCTGGCTATTACTCAAAAAGCAGGAATCATGA
- the yhhJ gene encoding Inner membrane transport permease YhhJ — MKRLANIYHLGIKELISLWRDPVMIALILYAFTVSVSSGSKGMAGDVNNAPIAVVDQDHSPLSERISTAFFPPVFQQAVVIQPKDVDPAMNTGIYTFILDIPPNFARDLTRGLNPKVQLNIDATRMSQAFLGASYVQSIVMDQVNTYLHKNLLPTTSLKNLVVRYLFNPTQTTVWFGSIVQLVNQITLLCVILTGAALMREREHGTLEHLMVMPLQPFDVMMAKIWSNGLVVLVMAALSLKIVVQGFLSMPIAGSIPLFLLGVSVHLFAVTSLGILLGTIARTMPQMGLLVILVILPLQMLSGGNTPYQSMPEFIQFVMQAAPTTHFVRFAQAILFRGAGIEIVWRPFVAELIIGSICFVIASTQFRKSLSAS; from the coding sequence ATGAAACGATTGGCGAATATCTACCATCTTGGAATTAAGGAGCTGATCAGCCTCTGGCGAGATCCGGTCATGATTGCGCTCATTCTTTACGCGTTCACGGTTTCGGTGAGCAGCGGATCCAAAGGCATGGCCGGCGATGTCAACAACGCGCCGATCGCGGTGGTTGATCAAGATCACTCTCCGCTTTCCGAGCGAATCTCAACCGCGTTTTTTCCTCCCGTTTTCCAGCAGGCCGTGGTTATTCAACCGAAGGATGTCGACCCCGCTATGAACACCGGCATTTACACGTTCATTTTGGACATCCCGCCAAACTTTGCCCGCGACCTCACACGGGGCTTAAATCCAAAGGTGCAGCTCAACATTGATGCCACTCGCATGAGTCAAGCTTTTCTTGGCGCTTCCTATGTTCAATCGATCGTGATGGATCAGGTCAACACCTATCTGCATAAGAATCTTCTGCCGACCACTTCGTTAAAGAATCTCGTAGTCCGTTACCTCTTCAACCCAACGCAGACCACAGTTTGGTTCGGCTCGATTGTTCAGTTGGTCAATCAGATTACACTTCTGTGTGTAATCCTAACGGGGGCGGCGCTCATGCGCGAGCGTGAACATGGAACATTGGAACATCTGATGGTGATGCCGCTTCAACCTTTTGACGTGATGATGGCGAAGATTTGGTCGAACGGCTTGGTGGTGCTGGTGATGGCGGCGCTTTCGCTTAAAATTGTTGTGCAAGGATTCTTAAGCATGCCGATTGCCGGTTCTATTCCCTTGTTTTTGCTAGGAGTTTCTGTTCATCTGTTCGCTGTGACCTCTCTTGGTATACTCCTCGGCACGATTGCGCGCACCATGCCTCAAATGGGACTCCTGGTCATCCTCGTTATTCTTCCGCTTCAAATGCTCTCCGGAGGGAACACGCCGTACCAAAGTATGCCGGAGTTTATTCAGTTCGTCATGCAAGCCGCTCCCACGACGCACTTTGTTCGGTTCGCTCAGGCGATTCTTTTCCGCGGGGCCGGTATTGAAATTGTATGGCGTCCGTTTGTCGCGGAATTGATCATCGGAAGCATTTGCTTTGTCATTGCGTCCACGCAGTTCCGGAAAAGCTTGTCGGCCTCTTAG